AATGCCAGGACGGCCGGTCTTACCTTTCAGCCTCGGTACGCTTGAACCCAAACTCCCATTGACTTCCTAGGAGGTACTACCCTCcttaaggtaccttaggttAGTGCCTTACCTAGGAACcgtataggtaggtacctacagTTCCACCTCAGGCAGAGGTATGAGAAAAGGGGTTCATTTGCAAGCTTCCATAACTACTAATAAAGATATCACAATTCAGGGATTGCATGAATGCATCAAAAGTTTATGAGTATACTAACACATTTCTTTAAAGCAAACCTTTCGGGAAGCTCTATTGATATGAGGCCATATCCTGTAAAAATTAGTTGAATaaaaactacctacctaataaACCTGCTTTGTTTATTTTTCTTCATATTTGTCCACAACAGTATAGTAATCATTAAAGCGTGTGGATTTTTATCTTCTTTGATGTCGATAATAACTAGCCCTTCCCAACCAAACGCCAATGCCAACCAATTGTCACACCTTTTACCTGTCTGCCGTTCTCCGCCTAAGTGTACAAATTCACAACCAAGGACTCCGATGACATCCATTCTATTATACAGCAAGTAGATACTGTACGCGATTAAGgaaacaagacaagagaagaTATCAACGGAAAATTCTTCAAGCAGCCGCATTACCGACTTGCTGAGCGGCCCCTGGGTTGGCTTGGGGCACATCTTgtgcagcaacagcagctcgTTTGTCTCCCTCTTGAACcgctttggcttcttgtcttgctgcGTTACCCTCCTGCTTGACCACTTGCGCTTTGATGTCGCCTTGAGCGGCATTAACTGAGCCCACCTTGGCTTGGTTGCCAGAACCAGGTTGTTGATTATGGGGCTGGGCCAACCCATCTCGGCTGGGAGCTTTCTGTGTGTCTTTCACGGGCTTTGGCTGAGCTGCCAGATTCTGCATCTCTTGCTTATCCTTCTCCCACTCGTTGCGGGTGTCACTATACTCTTCTTTGATCTTTTGTtggttctttttcttctcttcctcttgctttTCCCGGGCAAGTCGTTCCCGCTCCATCTCCTACACTCGGCGTCAGTATACAcgaatatctatttaatatagtagaGGGATACTCACCTCCATATGGCGGATATCATCCACACTAGGCTCATACAAATGCCAGATGGTATAATGAGGTAGACCAATGACTGAGTACCCCATTCTCTTGGACATCTGTTTTATACATGTTAATGATGACCGTTTTGGTAAGTGTCTAATTTCTTACCTTGCCAAAACCTTCTGTCTCTGCGTGCTTCTCGAAACTGAAGGCTGGAAAGTGAACACCGGATCGGAAGACTTTGGCTTTTGCCAGAATACTGACAcccccaacaccatcaattTCCATTTCCATGTCGGGATCACCAAAGGGGTCACGGAGGTACGCTAAATGAGGACGCCATGTGGCATATTCGGCATAACCTTCAACAAtgacagcatcttcatcaagtgTGTCGGCGAGGGCCAAAGCTGTCTCAGACTCCTGCCATGAGTTCAAATCGTAGGGCTGTTCACCACCGAGCCAGTCAGGCAATGGTCGCCAAACATCTGGACAGAAGTTAGAAATTGGGGTTCATCTTCAGACATTTTTACTTCACGTAAACATACTGGGAACGATGACGTCCTTGTTATGGCGCATGAGATCCTCCAAAATGGTGAAAGGTGCTGTTTCAACGTCTACGTCGCGCCAATAAACCCAAGAGTGGTACGGCCGCAGAGCTGCGCTCAGAAGCCAATTTCGGGCTTGCGCCATCAGCTTTCGTCGGCTGGCCTGAGCAGCGAAACCGTGGCGACTTTCGACATCCTGGTTGACCTTCTGCCCGAAGTCTTTCTCGATGATTGAGATCTCCCCGTATGGTTGCTTAGGATCCTGGTCGGCTTGGATGGCCTCCAAACTATCAGAAAGAACCTTTAGAGTATTGTCTTTGGAATCGGACACGAGAAAGGCAAGGTCGATCAAGTGGTGCGGATATGTGAGATTGCGCATATGCGAAAAGAACATTCCCAAGTGCGCCTCGGCATCACGTAATGGTACACATAACAGAATGCGCTCTTCGCGTTCCCAGCCACGAGCAGTGCCCTGGACGGTGGTCAAGTCGTAGTATCGAACTGTCTCAAGTTCTGGTGCACCACCAGCAGAAAGGAGTCCGAAAGATACCAGCGAAGCCACGGGGCTGGAAGGCCAAAGCCAGAGACTAAAAGCGAACAGTATCGCCGCTAAAATGCATAGGCGGACGAGAAGTTTATTGCGACGCCGTTGGGCAGGCGTCAAAGTGCGCGGCTGGAACCTAGTTGAGACGCCTTGTCAGCTAATTGACATGAACATTTGTGCCAGTAGTATACGGGTCATGAATCGAGAATTTCAGGAGATGAAATCTTACTTGTGAGGGGAGATGTCAAAGGTATTCCCACGAGGATAGCCATTCGAAAAGGCGGCGGCATGATGCCGGGGCATCATCTTCGAATTGGAGCCTGGCAAGTCATAGGATGGCATTGACAGCTTTTGCGCAGAGAAGCTCTGCGGCGCGTGGATCGAGAGTGTTGGATAGCAGAAACTGGTGGGCCAAGGGACCGGATGGTCTCGAGAGCGATCGAATAGGTTGCGCTTTGAAGGTTGATAGATATGAGGCTAAGTTCAGGGGTCCAAATAGTGATGCTGGCTTTAAAGTCTGCATCAAGCACCCAATCCCTGTCGTTCCCAGTATGGTTTGTTGACGGCTTTAGTCGCTTTCAACTGTATCGTATCGTTTCTCGTAGGCGTCGTCGCAATAAATGATATGTGCTGTGATGTGTGGTGCAAGGGCAAGGTGGCTCCAATGCCGACCTAGATACTTTAGCAACGTACAGATAGTTAGTAGTAGCTTGGGGAATGGGATACGAGGTCTTGCGTGCCAGGGCGAAACGAGTGCTGTGAAATGCATGTGTTCAGTTACTCTTAGTCAAGGGAAAGGGTCGAGGGGCTGTTTTGATTGGGCCACTTGACATTAACTCGTTTGAGACAGTGGAGGGTGAGGTGGATCGAGTAGGCCATCCTGAACGCCGATACGATCCACACAGCTTGTCTCTAAAAATGGGATCCTGTCAGATTACGATATGAACCTTCATAGCTACTTTGCAGTAGTAGGTACAGATCCAACTACAAGTTTATCGGACCCTACAGTCGGTTGAGGATGGCTCTCCATGAACATATCCGTTACCAACGAGCTCAAGTTCCATTGAAAAAGCACCCACACCTAGGCAAGAAACACTTACGTCAAGCAGTCAATGAGTACGCAACCAGTCAAGCATGACTACCAGTTTCTTGTTTCTCGTCCATTCCCATTCGTTCAGCATTTTCCAGGCGCTGCTGATGTCACAACTGACAAGCCAACTCGGAATTCGAAGAGCATCGAAAATTGGGGACAGGCACGACAAATTAGGTCAGATTGAAAAAGCAAGGTATATTTATCATCACTATGAAAGGCAACTATCACACTCAGATACCAACAACTTACCGCACTTTCGATTTAGCAAAAACCTGTACAAAATGCTGATAGCACTGATCACTATGAGGAATCTGCACCCGTTAGCCATTGTTCAAAGCCAACGCTAGAATCGGACCAAGGGTGTAAAAGGAGCGTGTGATAGGTCAGACAAGCCGATTTACTCAGTCATCTCGACCGGCCTAGGATACTGGATAACCCAAAACGAGCTACCAGAAGCCCAAACACTGGAGTCTTCATGACACTCGAGAGAGCAACTCCACAACCAGTCATCGGCTCTCATAGAAAGCCTACGGTGCGGGAGGGTGActtggtcaagaagaagtcgttgAATGGATAGAACTTGTGTCATCATGTAACATAGCTCCTTTGTTTGTCCTTGCGTCTTCGCAGTGAACTTACCAATGTTGCATCGAGCACCGAGGTCGAGCCAGACAATTCTGGGACGTGACTCGCagggaaagaaaataatCAGCTTGGGACTTATTTGATAGTTAGCTTGTGATCGAAACAAACGGCGGCAACATTGAAAGAGGAGGCAAGATGTGTATCAGAGATCTTGGTATGGTAATTGGGAGTCATCACAATGGTTCAGTAGCAGAACTGAATGAAAgattttctcatcatcgacatgGGAAGCAGCTTGTGTGTAGAGTGAAAGGGGAAAATCTGACTGACCTTGTATCGTTATTCACAGCTAGCAATTGAAGGTGGTAGCAAATGGTCTGAAGTCTTTTGTGATGTTAGCATTACCCCCATCACCGATATCGtgtggaagaagaagaatcgtAAGGTGCTCAGATGGTAGTGCATGTTGTTCAAACGCTCAGGTTTCGCGGGAACAGTGGTGTGAAGGATCATCGTTGCGCGTGTGTGAAAACGCAGCGGCGCGTCACGTACCTCAGTaactcatcaccatcgagaGGCCCTGCTGCTCATGCAAGTTATCCCACGACATATTTGAACAAGACAATCAAATCCTGATTCGTTTTGCCTGTCGAAGGCATTCGTTGACAAAAAGCAGGCTCTCGATGTATGGAGGAGAGAAAGTTCAGATCTCTTGAAGCAGACCAGCGAGAAAATTTGAAGGAAAGTGTATGGGGCCGTTGATGACTAAGCGTCGTAGCGCCCCGTTTGATGCATCGATGAATTTCAATCCACTCCAGGTAAAATCCATGCCCTGAGATTGAGAGatcttgaagacgaggaatAATTATCGAAATGGCAGACCGACGACGCATTAATGGCCCTGGAGGTATCACAGTGGCACCTGTTTACGAAGCAGATGAGTTTGCTGCTTCCACTCGGACTCGTGCTCCAAATGGTATCAGGTCGCAATGTGAGTTCCCAATACGCTTCTCTCAGCAACTTGTAGTCGCCTATTGTGAATAGTTGACTGATATCATTTCGTTAGATTTGCAGACTGGGGTGACCCCATCCGCCTCTGGATCGGCGTACCTAGAAATTGAATCACGGCAAGATTCTAGCAGTAAGGGCATGAAACTTTCATGCACTGTTCATGGGCCTAGGTCTCTACCTCGATCAGCGCCCTTCTCCCCTCACATGGTCCTCTCTACACATGTCAAATACGCACCTTTTGCAACACGTCAAAGAAGGGGTTATTTACGCGATTCTGCCGAGCGTGACTTAAGCACCCATCTTGAAGCAGCTCTCAGGGGCGCACTCGTTGCAGACCGTTGGCCCAAGAGTGGAGTGGATGTGGTTGTTACCATTATTgaaggagaccaagcccgCCAGGTAGCTGTGGAACATGGAAGCGAGGAATGGGATATGATGAACGTGCTTAGTGGCTGCATCACTGTTGCCGCCGCCGCTCTCGCGGATGCTGGTATTGACTGTGTCGATACTGTCTCTGGAGGTGTTGCGGCTTTGGTGCCTGGGGCGGACAATGATGAACCCATCATGGTGCTCGATCCAGTTCCTTCGGAACACTCGCAAATACTCGCAGCTTGCTGTGTGGCCTATCTTCCCTCCCGGGACGAAATCACAAATCTCTGGCTGAAGGGAAGCTTGCCTTCATCAGATGCCAGTCTGCATCGCGACCTTGTCGCCCGTGCCGTACATGCAAGCAAAGGAGCCAACCTTGCAGTAGCTGCATCACTCAAAGAATCAGTCATCGCGGGTTGATTGGATAGTAGGTCAGCATATTCCACAACTTCATGGGCGTTTTTAAgcagtcaatcaatcacatcaCCAAAGGCTCTGTCGACTGCAAAAGCCAGCTTCTTAAGTTCTTTGTGCTTCGATTAAAGCAATCCCACTGAGTTCCTTCGCCTTATGCGGGCGTGTCATGGGCGTTCTTGGCCACTCTGGATAAGCCCTGGCTCGAATGGTTTTGTAGGACACAGCTTTTGGATGAAGAATAATACTGATATTTTTTGAAGCATCATAAAATATGATTGAGAATGAAGCCAAATGGGAAGGAGGTAGACAAACTGTTAAGGAAGTTCAGACATCAAGAGGAGTCAAGCACACTTAACTAATAAGATACCTCTCAGGCTCCAAACCCGCTGAATAACTTAGGGATCGTTGCTTGATAGAAACGCTAGACCAGCAGGATGTCCAGCTCTTTCGGGGCAATGTCAGGCGGCGTTGAGAAAACCTTTTAATCCCGTGGGTGGACATGAAAGTACAAGATAATGGTATGCCAGCTTTAGTATCATGTCCTAGAATTGAGCGTACCTTAGTTGGTAGTTACCCTAAAGGACGCCATTTGAAACTCCAGAGAGctccactacctacctacctacctacctaagtaCTAACTAACCTCTGGTCTGGCGCCGAAATCGGGACCACTTCCCGTGGGTGGATGCAAGCATTGCAGGAGGCCTGAGGTGGGTACATCATGTCCTTTAACAACACTGTGCATGACTGTACAAACACTCCTATAGCTGCTTGGCCGCTGCAGTGGGCCCCAGAGGATGCGCTAGTATCCGTGAGTCCAACTCAGTCTGGGAAGGTAGGTACATCGATAGTCTATATAGGTAGTTTCCGCAAGTtaccacctccacctcgaTGTCAACACTGAGGTTGCTCAATGCCTtgcctcatcatcgcttcCCTAGGCCAACAAATCACGCTTCAAACAAGGACACTTCACAATGTCCTCGGCAAAACCTAGTGGCTCGTTATCAAAATAACGCTCCTGCGACCGTCGCGTTTATTTCGCAGCCTTCATTTCTCTTAACTTGCCTTCCATCCGCTTCCGACAACTTCGTGCCCAATAGTTTCCTCTTAGGCCATGGCCGACGAGTTCGTCCCCTCTGCGCCATCACCCCTCACCAGCCTCACAACCAATACAGGGCTCAGTTCTGCCAATGCATCTAGTCCGTGGTACAATCCTGCTGTCTGGACTGTCAATGTGACACGCTATGCGCCCATACTAGAGGACCTTGTCTGGGCCGGTCCACGATTCGTTAAGAAGCTTGGATCTTACATTTCTGTGCCCGAGCATCTCGAGACGACGACCGGCAATTCGAATTACATACCAGCAGTAGTTGGCGCGAACACCATACTTGCTGAAGCCGACCCGAATATCCAAAACAGAATGGAGCCCTTGTTAGGTACGGGGGGGTCTGAGACAGTGGCCACTGCTCCCATGGGACGAGTACCCGTTGACAGTGTCCGTAGCTTGGGCAGTGTCTTTGGATATGCCACCAGCAAGTGGGCTTTGTGTTGCATAGCTATGGCAGTCATACTCAACAGGACACACATATTCGCTGCCACTCGACGACGCCTACGCTTGCGATGGCCGACAAGACTCTTATTACGATTCGTTCCCATCATCCTATTGGTAGTACAGGCGCGCCAGTTACTTCAATCTATTCAGTGCCAGACCTCATCCGACTTTTCCGAGCTACGATGGGGTAATGCAAGCAAAAGCTCAGACTTGATGTTCTCACACCAAAAcgccttttttaattctttgaGTTCAATTTTACTCTTCTCGGCCTCCGATGAACAGTCCTGTATTGCCGTTCGGATGATACCTTCGGATGAATCTGGTTCTGCTCGTAATCTGACCGGCTCCTTGTCCATGCTATGGCCTTTGTTCGGAACATTTTGTCTTAGCCAGTTCCTTGAGACCGTTTCCTGTGCCGTGCAGGGACGTCCCGTCGCACCGGAGACAGGGATGACACTATTCGAACAATCTCTTGCGTTTGCAGAGGCCGATGCCGCTATCAGTAACCAGCTTGGTTGGAACCTTTTCACTAAAACAACTTCTGCTGATGCCCCAGCCTCAGGGCTTGGAAATGCTATAGCTCTGACTAGGTCAATGGTTATGAGAAGGGTCAACACCTCGCCCGAAGTCCTCCTCGTTGCCTTGCTATCTTCGATGACGCATATCACGAGCCATatcctcggcatcttcaATCTGCAAGCTAGGTACCGACTTATCAGTACGGGATTCTGGGGTCTTTGCTTTATGGCTAGCATTGTATGGGCAGCCATCTCCTTTGACCTTGACAATCCATCCTCTCAGAGTCTACTCAGATTTCCAACTGTTTGCATCATAGGGTTTGTGCCACATGTCCTTGTTCTACTAGGTATCACTATATGCTTGTTCATATACGGGCTTGCTTTGCTCCTCTCAGCATTCTCTCCCCCTTCGACATCAGACATGGCTTCAATGACCATTCGTCAGCGTCTAATCCATGCCCATGAAAACATGCAGGCGAACGTATCGCTCTCTTCCATTCGCATCACTCGAGAAATGGACTTCTACACGGCTCTACTGCGAACTGGGTTCGGCGCTATCACTATGGCTAGTGAAGCCGTCTACCTAAATGAGGACAAAGGCATCAGTTTAAAACGACGCACTTGGCTGGAAGAGCAGCGGTTTAAGGAGGCCGAGGAATTGCAAAGAAAACTAATTGGTGGTGGCGGCGGCCTGCCCGACTCGCAATATGACCAGATCGGCGCAATCGGCCTAATTCCCGTGAAAGGGGGCCCGTCAGTTGCATCCAATGGGTACGCGCGCGAACGTGCTGCTCAGAAGATACCGAAAGGACGCAGTGAGCGCAACCTTCATGCGGGCATTGGCGCGTCTGAAAGGAGTTCTCGCTGGCTTATGGCACTGGAGTTTCTACTCAGTATCAACAAACTTCTTGCAAGAATTAGCGCCAAGTCTTTGTTATGGTGTCTTGCGACTCTACGGATCCGATATCAGCCGgcatggcttctttggcttgccCAGCACCCAAAAAGCATGGACGGCCAGAGCAAAAGCTCTAGTCGTAAACAGCCACGACCAAGAGGACCATCTTCATATAATGATGGAAGCATACCGAAAGAGGAGACGGCAGACATCGAGGCCGAGTTCAGGCGTGTATGCATAGACCAAGACGAGGAGAGCCTAGACAGGGACCTATACAAATATTGGGTGAAAAATGGCTGGTGGGGATCTGCAGATTCCAGCGGCGACTTTGAACCTCACTCAGATGACGACTTCGACACTACAAGCGTCGTCTCTATGTCAACCACCGGCGATGGAGTGGATGATTACCAAGTATGGGAGTCAGAAGACGAGAATGACGACGGTCAACGAACACCTACTCAACGATCCCCTCAAATTAGTCGTGAGAGCACGCCTTTCCATGACACCCCTATGCAAATATCCGATCTAGCACGCCTTCTGCATCCCACAAGCCCTGAAGAGCGTGAGGAGGCCGTAACTTTGTCTGCTCACCTCCAAAGCGATGGGATCATGACACGCGCCAAATATCGGCGAATGGAGCAATTGCAACGCACTCGAGTCTTGGCCTCCCCGGGATCTGGCCTACTACAGCCCAAAGCTAACATCATGCAACCGGGGCGCAGCACCAAATTAGATCCtgacgaagaggagcgtCTTTTGGAACAGCTTTTGCTATCACGGCGGCAAGCGTTTGCTGCGGCATGTTCCGAGACATCATGGGAAAACGGGGGATCAGGTTTTGGAAGCGATGGTCCGCAATGTGTGGTGTGTCAAAGTTCACCCAGGACCATCATTGTCTGGCCCTGTCGATGCCTGAGTCTATGCGATGACTGCCGCGTTTCTCTTGCTATGAATAACTTTGACAAATGCGTTTGTTGCCGCCGGGAGGTTATTAGCTTCAGCCGCGTTTTCGTCCCCTGAGCTCCTGCTAACTCACGATTAAGGGAATCGgtaatttttcttttcttttgctgTGATTAAGTACTTACAGCCTTTGTTCTACTCATTTGCGTTGTTTCAATTTCGGGAGCTGATGGGCATGAATTCACAATGGTTAAGGACTTTCATCTTTTGACTCAAATCATCTTGTCAGGTTATGTTCGGCAAAGCATCTATTATATTCAAAGCTCTTACATTGCAGCCCATTCGATACTAAAGGTTCTCATCTGTTGGTCATCCCGTGATACATTCGCTAGTGGCTGTTCTGCCCCTATTAGATACGCCTTCTTCACAGCTGTTGCGAGGCGACCTCCT
This genomic stretch from Fusarium fujikuroi IMI 58289 draft genome, chromosome FFUJ_chr09 harbors:
- a CDS encoding probable ANP1 protein, with product MMPRHHAAAFSNGYPRGNTFDISPHKFQPRTLTPAQRRRNKLLVRLCILAAILFAFSLWLWPSSPVASLVSFGLLSAGGAPELETVRYYDLTTVQGTARGWEREERILLCVPLRDAEAHLGMFFSHMRNLTYPHHLIDLAFLVSDSKDNTLKVLSDSLEAIQADQDPKQPYGEISIIEKDFGQKVNQDVESRHGFAAQASRRKLMAQARNWLLSAALRPYHSWVYWRDVDVETAPFTILEDLMRHNKDVIVPNVWRPLPDWLGGEQPYDLNSWQESETALALADTLDEDAVIVEGYAEYATWRPHLAYLRDPFGDPDMEMEIDGVGGVSILAKAKVFRSGVHFPAFSFEKHAETEGFGKMSKRMGYSVIGLPHYTIWHLYEPSVDDIRHMEEMERERLAREKQEEEKKKNQQKIKEEYSDTRNEWEKDKQEMQNLAAQPKPVKDTQKAPSRDGLAQPHNQQPGSGNQAKVGSVNAAQGDIKAQVVKQEGNAARQEAKAVQEGDKRAAVAAQDVPQANPGAAQQVGNAAA
- a CDS encoding related to 3' exoribonuclease family protein, whose amino-acid sequence is MADRRRINGPGGITVAPVYEADEFAASTRTRAPNGIRSQYLQTGVTPSASGSAYLEIESRQDSSSKGMKLSCTVHGPRSLPRSAPFSPHMVLSTHVKYAPFATRQRRGYLRDSAERDLSTHLEAALRGALVADRWPKSGVDVVVTIIEGDQARQVAVEHGSEEWDMMNVLSGCITVAAAALADAGIDCVDTVSGGVAALVPGADNDEPIMVLDPVPSEHSQILAACCVAYLPSRDEITNLWLKGSLPSSDASLHRDLVARAVHASKGANLAVAASLKESVIAG
- a CDS encoding putative ASI3-like E3 ubiquitin ligase family protein, coding for MADEFVPSAPSPLTSLTTNTGLSSANASSPWYNPAVWTVNVTRYAPILEDLVWAGPRFVKKLGSYISVPEHLETTTGNSNYIPAVVGANTILAEADPNIQNRMEPLLGTGGSETVATAPMGRVPVDSVRSLGSVFGYATSKWALCCIAMAVILNRTHIFAATRRRLRLRWPTRLLLRFVPIILLVVQARQLLQSIQCQTSSDFSELRWGNASKSSDLMFSHQNAFFNSLSSILLFSASDEQSCIAVRMIPSDESGSARNLTGSLSMLWPLFGTFCLSQFLETVSCAVQGRPVAPETGMTLFEQSLAFAEADAAISNQLGWNLFTKTTSADAPASGLGNAIALTRSMVMRRVNTSPEVLLVALLSSMTHITSHILGIFNLQARYRLISTGFWGLCFMASIVWAAISFDLDNPSSQSLLRFPTVCIIGFVPHVLVLLGITICLFIYGLALLLSAFSPPSTSDMASMTIRQRLIHAHENMQANVSLSSIRITREMDFYTALLRTGFGAITMASEAVYLNEDKGISLKRRTWLEEQRFKEAEELQRKLIGGGGGLPDSQYDQIGAIGLIPVKGGPSVASNGYARERAAQKIPKGRSERNLHAGIGASERSSRWLMALEFLLSINKLLARISAKSLLWCLATLRIRYQPAWLLWLAQHPKSMDGQSKSSSRKQPRPRGPSSYNDGSIPKEETADIEAEFRRVCIDQDEESLDRDLYKYWVKNGWWGSADSSGDFEPHSDDDFDTTSVVSMSTTGDGVDDYQVWESEDENDDGQRTPTQRSPQISRESTPFHDTPMQISDLARLLHPTSPEEREEAVTLSAHLQSDGIMTRAKYRRMEQLQRTRVLASPGSGLLQPKANIMQPGRSTKLDPDEEERLLEQLLLSRRQAFAAACSETSWENGGSGFGSDGPQCVVCQSSPRTIIVWPCRCLSLCDDCRVSLAMNNFDKCVCCRREVISFSRVFVP